ATTGCAAAAAGGATCTGTTTCATCCATTTGGGATGCGGTAAAAGAAGTGGATTTATCTCGCAGCGCATTTTATAAATATCGGGATGCAGTTTTTCCTTTCCATTCGATTGTGCAAGAGCGTATTTTAACGGTTTTCATTCAATTGCAAGATCGAAAAGGTACACTTGCCAAATTACTCGAAACTGTATCTGATGCCCATTGCAATGTACTGACGATTCACCAGACGATTCCCATTCAAGGACGTGCCAATGTGACGCTTTCTTTAGATGTGACAAGCATGTCTTATGAGCTGGATGAACTTATTCGCAGCTTAAATCAACTTGAATTTATCGAATCTGCTGAAGTAATCAGTTCAGGCGCATTTTAACTATTCTTCAAAGCGCGATGTTGCTTGTAGGGAAAAGTGAGATGTCCCTGTGCAATTCCATCAGAATATAATTAAATAAAAATTGCTGTCCAATAGGTTTTAGGGCATATTGGACAGCTTTTCTTATAGGATGAATTTCCAGAAAATTTAGAACTTATAATCGAGGTGCTTATTAATGTCAGAAAAAAATTGGGAAAAAAGAGTTGCTTACCTAGGTCCGGAAGCATCATTTACATATTTGGCGACAAAGGGATTGTTCCCGCATGATTGGCATATCCCGTACAAATCCATCCCGGAATGCATTGAAGCTGTATCTGAGGGGAAAGTCGAACTGGCGGTTGTCCCTGTAGAAAATGCGCTGGAAGGTTCTGTCCCACTGACAATTGACTATTTGTATCATGAATCCGAGCTTTTCGTTACAGCAGAAGTCATGTCGAAAATCCAGCAACATTTATTAGTAAATAAAAAATTCGCAGAAAGTAACGAGGCAATCGAGGAGATTTATTCACATCCGCATGCTTTGGCACAGTGTCATAAATATCTATATTACAATCATGGTGATGTAAGACAGACATCGTATTCTTCAACAGCTGCCGCAGCTGAACTTGTTTCCCGTACGGAAGACCGATGTATCGCTGCTGTCGCGAACTTTTCTGCCGCTGAGAAATATAATTTACAT
This window of the Solibacillus isronensis genome carries:
- a CDS encoding ACT domain-containing protein; its protein translation is MKNVANQRYYLVREDVLTDAMQKTLEAKQLLQKGSVSSIWDAVKEVDLSRSAFYKYRDAVFPFHSIVQERILTVFIQLQDRKGTLAKLLETVSDAHCNVLTIHQTIPIQGRANVTLSLDVTSMSYELDELIRSLNQLEFIESAEVISSGAF
- the pheA gene encoding prephenate dehydratase: MSEKNWEKRVAYLGPEASFTYLATKGLFPHDWHIPYKSIPECIEAVSEGKVELAVVPVENALEGSVPLTIDYLYHESELFVTAEVMSKIQQHLLVNKKFAESNEAIEEIYSHPHALAQCHKYLYYNHGDVRQTSYSSTAAAAELVSRTEDRCIAAVANFSAAEKYNLHILEHNIHDFHFNHTRFFVLSKQNIKHGLVPLQAQPKTTFMLTLPTDVSGALHQVLSVFAWRKLNLSKIESRPLKTGLGNYFFITDILADEEEPMMKGAMAELIALGCKVKSLGTYYTYATPE